In one Janibacter cremeus genomic region, the following are encoded:
- a CDS encoding branched-chain amino acid ABC transporter permease, giving the protein MTLFIQQLINGLALGGIYCLAAVGLTLVFGVLGFPNLAHGALFMLGGYFTYSLLVDVGLPYVVAIVCAALVLAVVGVLFERLIFHPLRKAPHTHHMIATIGVMFFLIAVVQEVWGTGFLRMDSPFAGRMTVVGAQISSQRVIIIVTAMVVLIALTWFLKKSVHGQAIEAVEQDRTGATLVGINPGVVSMVTFAVSFALVAVSAGLVAPIQLLSPTMGESLNLIVFAIIILGGLGSLPGAIIGGFVIAIAEVMASTYISVAAGEAAIFILLMGVLAVKPTGLFGMVEQR; this is encoded by the coding sequence ATGACGCTCTTCATCCAGCAGCTGATCAACGGCCTGGCGCTGGGCGGCATCTACTGCCTGGCCGCCGTAGGGCTGACCCTCGTCTTCGGGGTGCTGGGCTTTCCCAACCTCGCCCACGGCGCGCTCTTCATGCTCGGCGGGTACTTCACGTACTCACTGCTCGTCGACGTCGGCCTGCCCTACGTGGTGGCGATCGTGTGCGCTGCGCTCGTCCTCGCCGTCGTCGGGGTGCTCTTCGAGCGGCTCATCTTCCATCCGCTTCGGAAGGCGCCGCACACCCACCACATGATCGCGACGATCGGCGTGATGTTCTTCCTCATCGCCGTGGTCCAGGAGGTCTGGGGCACGGGCTTCCTGCGCATGGACTCCCCCTTCGCCGGTCGGATGACGGTCGTGGGGGCGCAGATCTCCTCGCAGCGGGTCATCATCATCGTGACGGCCATGGTCGTGCTCATCGCCCTGACCTGGTTCCTCAAGAAGTCCGTCCACGGCCAGGCGATCGAGGCCGTCGAGCAGGACCGCACGGGTGCCACGCTCGTCGGGATCAACCCGGGCGTGGTCTCCATGGTGACCTTCGCGGTGTCCTTCGCGCTGGTGGCCGTCTCGGCGGGACTGGTCGCGCCGATCCAGCTCCTCTCGCCCACCATGGGCGAGTCGCTGAACCTGATCGTCTTCGCGATCATCATCCTCGGTGGGCTGGGTTCCCTCCCCGGGGCGATCATCGGCGGTTTCGTCATCGCCATCGCCGAGGTGATGGCCTCGACCTACATCTCCGTGGCAGCAGGTGAGGCGGCGATCTTCATCCTCCTCATGGGCGTCCTGGCGGTCAAGCCGACGGGACTGTTCGGAATGGTGGAGCAGCGATGA